The nucleotide window GACGTCAAGGTCTATTATCTTCGTCCCGGTATCAGGGATGGTTGCAATGTTCTCTGGTTTGAAAAGATCGAACCAGACTTTGAGTGATTTTCTGTTTGGCGGGCAAGTTTCACTGGTCGAAAGACCAGTTTTTTATTGTAAAAAAAATCTCTCGCAAGTAGCGAGAGAAAAAAGGAGAGCAGAGAAATGTCCTCGATGTACAGGATGATAGGTGTGTTTGGTCCGGTCGACTGAAGACGTTTGCGAAACAAAAACCGGCGATGCCCAAGGTGGGAAATTAACGTAAATCGTTTCCTTGAGTATCGTTATTTTTGAATCACTTCGGTCTAGTTGCGACGCACGGACTTTCATCCTTCCATAAAGGGTTGTTTCTTAAGCAAGGTTCTGAAGCCCGCCCACTGACGGCCTTTTCCTTGATTAAGGATTTCTCCCCCTGCGCTCAAATGTAAAAAGTTCAACTACTGGACGGAAGTGTAATGAATATCCAAATACTGTCAATATCGATTAGAATATCGATTATGAATAATATGAAACTTCGATAAAAAAACCCGCTTCGATGGAGAAGCGGGTTGCGAAAACGAACGGTTCATTGTTAAGGATCGACACAATATGTCATTGTGGCCGAGTTGTCGGGCGCGACTTCATAGTTGACGATCCGAATCGTGGCATCTCCGAAGTCGACCGGCAGACGAAAGCTGCCACAGTTGTTCCACTCGAGCCGTTTGTTCGTCGATTGGCTACCTTTCCTCAGGCGAAACAGGGGCTTCGGGTCGGAGGCCATTCTCGGTTCCAAAACGACTCCATCGCAGTTGATTCTAGACAACGACTCGCCGGTTTTCACGGTGTACGTGGTTCGGTCCCCGTATCGTTGTGAAAAGTTCGCGTGCGGGTCGCGGTTGTTCATGCCTGTGACGAACAGTGAGCATCCAACGACGAACACGACAGTTAGTCCAAGCTCTTTTCCCATCTCACTTTTCTCCTTAAATAGTTCCTGATGAAAAAGTGCTGCAATTGTCTTTTAATCCCGTTTTTTCCTCTTCAGTTCCGTCAAAAAAGTTGATAAAAGAGACTTTTTCGACAGGAACTAAATAGAACACTTACAAATTCCAGCGCATTACCAGGAACTTAGTAATTTATACCTGTTGAATGATTTTGTCTAACGCATTAAGGTCCGACCTCTTAGAGGTCGGACCTTAAAATTTGGTTAATTAAATTACTTTTCGCAGTGTTCGCAGTCGCACTTCTTTTCAACGTGCTGTCCGCACTGGCATTCATGGTCGGAAGGAGTTGTGTCTTTCACTTCTTTCTCGTCTTTTTGGCAATTTTCACACATATTATTATTGTTAATGAGTAAGCATGCACCGTAATAACTTAATGCTTCAGATCTTTGGCAGAGAGAATCGCCTCCATTGCGGATCACGATCAATTTTACCTAAGTTGGAATTAAGTTTATACGGTGTTAGACCTACAACCTAATATTTTTTCAGGTCCGGTGTCAACCCTTCGACGCTCCCCGACCTTAAGGTCGGGGCTTGCTCAGGGTTGACCGTGAGCGGCGCCCTATATCCCCGCCCTAAAGGGCGGGGCGTGGGCGCCGTCGAACGGTCAAATAAAAAAAACGCCGGCGCGAGGCGCGGGCGGTGAATAAAACGTTTAGTTGTCGACGGTGCCACTGTTCACGGGGTGGATTGATTCAACAATGAAACGTTTGCCGTCTCTAATGATCAAAAACCGCCAATCATGCGTACTGAAAACGCGATGTTGTTTTTTCCCTTCTCGTGTAATTCGAAGGGGGAGGGGGCCCTGTGGCATCCGTAGTACGCATCCATAGCTCTCGTTGGCTTGCGCGAGGATATTGCAGGCCGCCAGATAGGGGCAGGTAAGATATGAAGCGCAGTAAACCAGATGGTCGGTGGCAAATTGGCGGAGTACTCGATCAGGGAAAGTAACTCGATTAATATCCATGTCAGGTGAGTGCTTGTGGGGTCGTGGAAGGACGCAAGAAACCGTGATGTCGACAATACGGTACTTATTATCGCCTTCTCTTTCGACGTGAAAGCAAAACCCCTGGCCGACGAACTGTCCGACTCCCGATCCATTATTCGCGCTAGTGGCTGTCATTACGGATGTAAGTATACGTAAGAGAGTGTGGAAAGGCTGTTTCAGGGTGGTGCCTTTTTCAGTCCCCCAGAGCTTTTCTAGTTTCAACAGGACTGCTGGTGCAATCACAATGCCTTTTTTCGTGTGGCCTGCCGCTTCACGCACCTCTCGCATTGTTATTTCGCCCACATCTATTCTCCTTGTGAATGAAAGGAAGTCGAAGGATGTTTCGTGTGATCTTTCGACGAGTGGTAAAGGTACAACGGTTATCAATAGTAATTAAATTATATAAAAAGTCAAGCAGATTGTACTATAGTCGTCGTTGTCATTCCTGCCGGAAGCAGGAATCCGCATCGCACTTATTAGATTAAATGTGAGTGGTCGAATTGGTTGGTTGTACTATTAAATTATATTATTGACAGAAATCGGGAAAAAGAGTATAATTCCGCCACTGATCATTCACAAAACGACCAGTAATCACGGGGATGCCAGGCATCGACAGTGGGTCAAAATATTCTTAGCAAGTCGAGCGCGCAGGATGCGCTCGTAAATATCATTCTGCATTCAAGACATGCAAACGTCTTTACGCAGGTGAAGAACGCGATTGCGAAAGCGATCACGCCTTCATTTGCACCAGCTTTCGCTTAATAACGGAAGCCATCGGATTTTCTCTGCCCTGGGGAATTGTTCCGGTGTCAATTAAGGGCTAGGAATTAGTTTGCTTTAGCAGAAACTAATTCGACTCTTGCACTGCCAAACGGTTATTGGGATTCTTCGTTTTCCGGTTATCTCAAAATCGTCAAAATAAAGGAAGACTAAACTTGTAGAATAAGTCTATCGCGATCTATTGGACGCGAGTTCAATTCTCGCCATCTCCACCCTTCGAGTCGGCCGCCCTGGCGGCCTCCCTCAGGGTAAACTCTTCCTTATCTCGAAGGACTCTGAGCGAGTTTCGCCAGAGCGAAACGAGTCGAAGAGCAATCAAGCCCCGAGGTTATCGAAAGCCTATCTGTTATAATTAATATATGCCGGATTGGTATTTGTATATCGCCAGAGCAAGAACGGGACATTATTATGTTGGAATAACGACTGAACCGAAACGTCGAATAGAAGATCATAATAACGGCAGAGGTTCGAGAATGGCTATTAATCAAGGGCCGTTTGTTTTGGTGTATACGTCAGATAAAATATTAGACCAATCAACTGCTAGAAAAAGAGAAATTCAGGTAAAAGGATGGAGTCGAAAGAAAAAAGAAAAATTGATAAGTGGCGAATATAAATTGTCAGTCACATAAAACGGCGAGGCGGTGGCCAGGCCGATTTTTCGGAAGAAAAATCGAGCCGAGGCCAATTCCCACCATCTCCACTCTTTGATTGTACCGCCTTACGGCGGTGTTTTCAGATGGAATCTTCCTTATATCAAAGAACCCCGCGAATCGTTTCGTGGCAACGATACGAGCGCGGGGCCTTTTTCTGTCTCAATTACATGGTTGATAAATAATAATAAAAGTAACAGTATAGGAAAATGAACCTGGAATTACCTGACATAATCACCATACTTTTATCTTCTGCTGTAAATTCTGTCTTGTTTGCCAACTTTGTTATTCCGCAAGTGCAAGGGCTAAAAAGAATAAAGGATAAAATGACTAAATTTGAAATACAATTTGTTGAAAATGAGTTTACAGCAAGAAACAAAGAGAATGAAGACAAGAGAAGCATTCAGGTGAATTCCATCCAAAATCTACTTGATATTTACGACATTCGAACACGAGAGTTGAAAGAACTTGTTGCAATATTCCGTCTTTCTATAGAACTGACAATATTGTTCACACTTATTATGTGGGGCTGGGGTACTCAAGAATGGTATGGTTTTTCGCTGTCTGATATGGCTATAGTCACACATTTGATTACACAACTTTGTTTGCTAATTTGGGCCATACGAATATACGCAATAAAGCCAGGTAAACTTCAGGACGCTGAATATATGGTGAAGGAACTCGGATTGCATCCTCATTCCCTATTAAATGCTCTAGAGTTACACGTGAATTTGGAGAGTCAAATA belongs to bacterium and includes:
- a CDS encoding GIY-YIG nuclease family protein → MPDWYLYIARARTGHYYVGITTEPKRRIEDHNNGRGSRMAINQGPFVLVYTSDKILDQSTARKREIQVKGWSRKKKEKLISGEYKLSVT